CGCGGCTCATTTCCCGTCACGGCCATGACGATGTACTCGAAGGGATCGATGAGAGCGTACTCCGTCACGCTCTCGTCTGCTGCGCCGCCCGGACGGCGGTAAGCAGCACGTCTTCAAAAGCGTCGACGAAGCGGGTTTCGGAGAACGCGTCAAGGTATTGTGCCGCGCCATCGCCCAGGCGCTTGCGTAGCGCTCGGTTTCGTACGACGCGCACGATGCTGGCTGCGAGCGCCTCGGGCGTCGATTCGTCCACTACGATGCCGGTGCGGTCGTTTTGCACCGAATCGACGAGGCCGGCAACCGGATAGACGACGCTTGGCACGCGAAAGCGCGCGGCTTCCGAAACGACGAGCCCCCAACCTTCGCGCAGCGACGTCATCGCAACGACGTCGCAGGTACGCAGCACCGCATCGCGCGCGTCGTCCGAAAGGCGTCCCGCGAAGGTGACGGCTGCGCCTACGCCGAGCCGCCGTGCAAGCGCCTGCAGTTGCCGCAGCTCGCGCGTGGATCCCCTGCCGACGACGACGAGCTCGGCGTCCGGGAGTTGCGCGCGTACGAGCGCGAGCGCGCGCAGAATGTGATCGATGCGCTTGGAGGGGGTTATACGGCCCGCATATCCGATGCGCCCCACGCGCGGCGACGCCACGGCATCCTCTGCTGGTGCGAGCGGCTCGCCCACGACGGCTGCATCTGCGCCGAGACCCACAGAGACGAATGATGCCGCGCTCGACGGCGAGACCGTCACGATCGGGCCGCGGCGATAGCTGCGTAACATCGCGGGTTCGAGCAGATATCCGATACGCCCGAGCAGCGGGGGCGCTTCCGCAAGCCAGACTTCGCGCGCGAGCTGGTGCAGCCAGAGCACGACCGGCCGATTCGTTGCGAAGCGCGAGAGAAACGGTAGTGTATTCACTTCATCGATCGCGACGTCGAAGTAGCCGGCGTTTCTGCGCAGCCAGGCCCACGCGAAGAAGCGGCAGGTTAGCTCGTTTCCGCGCCGCTCGATCGCGTAGCCGTCGCGATCCTCGCGTGGCGGAGTTCCGGGCGGGCGGCTCGTGAACCACAGAATACGGTGACCGCGGCGCGCGAGGGCGACGGCGAGCGCGTGCGTCACGACCTCGGCGCCGCCGGCTTTCGGGTGTGCGAGGTCGCGCCAGTTGAAGATGACGACGCGGAGCTTCAAAACGAAGCGCTTGTTTCTCCGAGCGCTCGCGCCGCCCCCCAAACCGGGGAAGCCAGGCGGCGAGGCGGGCGGTGCGCACCATTGCCGCTGCAGCCCGCGCTCTTGCACCTCGATCGCCCGCCCATGACGCGTAGATACGAGCTCGCCTTTCCCGTCGTCGCCGCAATTGCGTTTGCCGCGCTGGTGTTGCCCTCGCCCACCGGATACGTGCCAGGCGTATCTTCTCGTTCTTCTGCTGGCCGGCGGTCGTGCTGACGACGACGGCCACGCTGCGGCCGGTTGCCGAGGTACGCATCGCGGGAGCGGCGTTCGATCCGTCGGCCGGGCTCGTGCGCGCACTCGATGTCGAGATGAATGCGCGCCGTGACGCGCGTGGCGCGTATCGCGGGCCGATCTGAAACCGATGGGCGAGTGGTCGGGGAAGAGTTAATGGAGGCGCCGCCCCGTGCGGCTGCAACACCAGGGAAAGTAGGAGCCGAGGTGAACGGCGGTCGCAGTACGGGAAGGGCGGCGATGCGGTTCTCCATTGTCATACCGGCGCACAATGAGGCGACGCGAATCGAAGGAACGGTTCGCGATTTCTCTCGCGCGTTTGAAGACTCCGAAATCATCGTCGTTCTCAACGGATGCACCGATTCCACACCGCAGATCGCGCGCAAGCTCGCCGGCCGGCATCCGAATGTTTCGATCGTCGAAATAGAAGATGCAATCGGTAAGGGCGGGGCCGTTCGTGCCGGCATGCTCGTCGCACAAGCGCCGATCGTCGCCTACGTCGATGCCGATCATGCAACCTCTGCTGCGGAGATGCGCAGGCTCTGCGAGTCGCTCGACGGCTACGACGCCGTCGTCGCGTCGCGCTGGTGCCGTGGAGCCGTCGTCGAGATCGCCCAGCCGCTGCAGCGCCGTTTTGCTAGCCGCGTCTTCAACGCCATCGTTCGGCTGCTCTTCGGATTGAAGGTCAGCGATACGCAGTGCGGCGCGAAGGCCTTTCGCGCCGATGCGCTCTTAAACGTCCTGCCGGACGTCGAGACGTCGAACTTCGCCTTCGACGTCGATCTGCTCTTTGCGATGAAGAACGCCGGCATGCGGATCATCGAGCTTCCGACCGTGTGGCGCGATGCCGCCGGCTCGCGCGTGCGGCTCGTGCCCGCCTCGCTGCGCATGCTCGCCTCGATCCTGCGCTTGCGGATCCGGCACTCGTTCTTTCGCGCGATCGTGCCGGCGTTCGACTACTTCATTCCTACGGCGCCGCTGCGCTCGCATCACGGTTTCAACGTGCTGCTGCTGAACTGGAGGGATCCGCGCCATCCGCAAGCCGGCGGAGCTGAGGCGTATTTGCACGAGATGGCGCGGCGTTGGGTCGCGCAAGGCCACGCGGTCGAGTGGCTGACCGCCGGCTTTGCCGGGGCGCCCAGAGAAGAGATGATCGACGGGATTCGCGTTACGCGCGTCGGGAACGCGCTCTCCGTCTACGTGCGCCTTCCTTTAACGTATCTGCGGCGCTTTCGCGATCGCTTCGACGTGGTCGTGGACGCCGAGAACGGCATCCCGTTCTTCAGCCCGCTCTTCTCGATGAAGCCGAAAGTCTGCGTCGTGCACCACGTGCACCAGACGGTCTTGCGGCAGCACATGCGGTGGCCGATCTCGGCAGCGCTCGCGTGGGCGGAGCGATGGCTCATGCCGCGTCTCTACGGGAACGACGCTTTCGTTGCCGTCTCCGAAGACACGCGTCAAGCGATGCACGATGAGCTTGGCATCCCCCGTCATGCGATCGAGGTGATTCACAACGGCGTCGACGACCGGCTCGGCCCGGGCGCGAAATCGGCGCATCCCATGGTGCTCTACCTCGGGCGGCTGAAGAAGTACAAGCGCGTCGATCGCATCATCGAGGCGTTTGGGCGCGTTCGCGCGCTCGTTCCCGAAGCCGCGTTGCATATCGCGGGCGATGGCGACGACCGCGCCCGCTTGGAACGATGCGCGCGCGAGGCGGGCGTCGCGGACGCGGTCGTCTTCGAAGGCTTCGTGAGCTTCGAGCGCAAGCGCGAGCTGTTGCAGAGCGCGTGGGTTGCGGTCAGCGCCTCGGAGATCGAAGGATGGGGCGTCGGCGTCATCGAGGCGGCGGCGTGCGGTACCCCCATGGTCGCCTTTAGCGTGCCCGGTTTGCGCGAAGCAATTCTTCCCGGCGTCACGGGGCTGCTCGTCCCCGACGCAAGCGATCTTGCGCCGGCCATCGTCCGGGTGCTATCGGACGATGCGTTGCGCGCGAGGCTTTCGAGCGCGGCCGTCGATCGAGCGAAGGAGTTTTCATGGGACGCCTCGGCCGAGGCGATGATCGATCTCATCGCGCGCGCGACGATCGGGCGACACTACGGCTTCGTCCGAAAGCGCGACAGCTGGGTTTTCCACAGCGCCGACGTTGCACGCGTAAAGCTTGAAACTCGCCCGTAGCGCGACTGCGCTCTCCTTGTCGGTGCTCGCCGTCGTGGCGCTGCACTGGTGGCATCCCGGGGCGATCATCGCCCAAGGTGACTCGGCGCCGCAGCTCGATCCCGGCGTCTGGTTCCACAAGGCGCTTCCGGCGTGGAACGACTACGACAACTACTTCGGCCAGATTTCGGGTTCGTTCTCCTTCGTGCCGTTCATGGCGCTCTGGTGGGTGCTCGACAAGCTTTTCGGCCCGGGGCTCGGCGAGATCGCGCTCATCTACGTGCTGCTCGCGGCAAGCTGGCTCGGCGCGTTCTCGTTCGCGCGGCGATGCGGCGTCACCGTTGCTGCGGCGACCGTTGCTGCGTGGATCTATACGATCAATCCCTTCACCCAGACGATTGTCCCGAGCCTCAACGCAA
Above is a window of Candidatus Dormiibacterota bacterium DNA encoding:
- a CDS encoding glycosyltransferase family 4 protein — its product is MKLRVVIFNWRDLAHPKAGGAEVVTHALAVALARRGHRILWFTSRPPGTPPREDRDGYAIERRGNELTCRFFAWAWLRRNAGYFDVAIDEVNTLPFLSRFATNRPVVLWLHQLAREVWLAEAPPLLGRIGYLLEPAMLRSYRRGPIVTVSPSSAASFVSVGLGADAAVVGEPLAPAEDAVASPRVGRIGYAGRITPSKRIDHILRALALVRAQLPDAELVVVGRGSTRELRQLQALARRLGVGAAVTFAGRLSDDARDAVLRTCDVVAMTSLREGWGLVVSEAARFRVPSVVYPVAGLVDSVQNDRTGIVVDESTPEALAASIVRVVRNRALRKRLGDGAAQYLDAFSETRFVDAFEDVLLTAVRAAQQTRA
- a CDS encoding glycosyltransferase produces the protein MRFSIVIPAHNEATRIEGTVRDFSRAFEDSEIIVVLNGCTDSTPQIARKLAGRHPNVSIVEIEDAIGKGGAVRAGMLVAQAPIVAYVDADHATSAAEMRRLCESLDGYDAVVASRWCRGAVVEIAQPLQRRFASRVFNAIVRLLFGLKVSDTQCGAKAFRADALLNVLPDVETSNFAFDVDLLFAMKNAGMRIIELPTVWRDAAGSRVRLVPASLRMLASILRLRIRHSFFRAIVPAFDYFIPTAPLRSHHGFNVLLLNWRDPRHPQAGGAEAYLHEMARRWVAQGHAVEWLTAGFAGAPREEMIDGIRVTRVGNALSVYVRLPLTYLRRFRDRFDVVVDAENGIPFFSPLFSMKPKVCVVHHVHQTVLRQHMRWPISAALAWAERWLMPRLYGNDAFVAVSEDTRQAMHDELGIPRHAIEVIHNGVDDRLGPGAKSAHPMVLYLGRLKKYKRVDRIIEAFGRVRALVPEAALHIAGDGDDRARLERCAREAGVADAVVFEGFVSFERKRELLQSAWVAVSASEIEGWGVGVIEAAACGTPMVAFSVPGLREAILPGVTGLLVPDASDLAPAIVRVLSDDALRARLSSAAVDRAKEFSWDASAEAMIDLIARATIGRHYGFVRKRDSWVFHSADVARVKLETRP